Proteins from one Actinomycetota bacterium genomic window:
- a CDS encoding phosphatidate cytidylyltransferase yields MIASLVLASAMTGGLLLGRMALLLVVTAIGIAAGGELFRVARARGARPMAALGLVGIAGLFVVAHVRGDGAPTVLPAAVSAVLAASFLLMMFRRDRRDATKALVYTVFVVIVVGLPGSYVLALRASADGFRLVLGLVAMAVAADVVPVVLRAARGRGRHSAVHDPVWQRLVGALMGTISVAAVAAIAMAPPFTSARALVLAFLVAATATVAGPVFDMIETDLAPENGRGAIRLLPRIDAVLVSAPMFFYAFRVMAR; encoded by the coding sequence ATGATCGCGAGCTTGGTGCTCGCGAGTGCGATGACCGGCGGATTGCTGCTTGGACGAATGGCGCTGCTGCTGGTGGTCACCGCCATCGGGATTGCTGCCGGCGGGGAGTTGTTCCGCGTTGCGCGCGCGCGCGGAGCGCGGCCGATGGCGGCACTCGGTCTTGTAGGAATCGCGGGGCTGTTCGTCGTCGCGCATGTGCGTGGAGATGGCGCGCCGACGGTGCTGCCGGCCGCAGTGTCCGCGGTCTTGGCTGCGTCTTTTCTCCTGATGATGTTTCGGCGGGACCGGCGCGACGCGACGAAGGCGCTCGTCTACACGGTCTTTGTCGTGATCGTCGTCGGGTTGCCGGGCTCGTACGTACTCGCTCTGCGCGCGTCGGCCGATGGGTTCCGTCTGGTGCTTGGATTGGTTGCGATGGCCGTTGCTGCCGATGTGGTTCCGGTGGTGCTGCGCGCGGCGCGCGGCCGCGGCCGGCATTCGGCGGTTCACGACCCGGTGTGGCAGCGGTTGGTCGGCGCGCTGATGGGAACCATCAGCGTCGCGGCCGTCGCGGCGATCGCGATGGCGCCGCCGTTTACGTCCGCGCGCGCGCTCGTGCTGGCGTTTCTGGTCGCAGCCACCGCGACCGTTGCCGGTCCTGTTTTCGACATGATCGAAACCGACCTCGCGCCGGAGAACGGCCGCGGCGCAATCCGACTGCTTCCGCGCATCGACGCGGTGCTGGTGTCGGCTCCGATGTTCTTTTATGCCTTCCGAGTGATGGCTCGGTGA
- a CDS encoding META domain-containing protein, producing MVLLATFSLAAGCSSGGRQLDGTHWRLAEWTLSSLDPADFVLTATFADGRVSGSSGVNSYSGSCKTDSGGGFEIGDVAGTSMGGPEPAMRAESAFLTLLRQARSFTVAGGKLTLYDEGGNESLIFEPAAKQR from the coding sequence GTGGTTCTCCTCGCGACGTTCTCGCTTGCAGCGGGTTGCTCGTCGGGTGGTAGGCAGTTGGATGGAACGCACTGGAGGCTCGCCGAGTGGACCCTGAGTTCGCTCGACCCCGCGGACTTCGTCTTGACTGCCACATTCGCCGACGGGCGGGTTTCGGGCAGCAGCGGAGTCAACTCCTACTCCGGTTCGTGCAAGACAGATTCAGGCGGAGGATTCGAAATAGGGGATGTCGCCGGTACGAGCATGGGGGGTCCCGAGCCAGCGATGCGCGCGGAGTCCGCCTTCCTCACCCTGCTCCGGCAAGCCCGCTCTTTCACGGTGGCCGGCGGCAAACTCACGCTGTATGACGAGGGCGGGAACGAGTCGTTGATCTTCGAGCCCGCAGCCAAACAGAGGTAA
- a CDS encoding DUF2993 domain-containing protein gives MGLIPGSRLLRRFVVSGLVLGALFTVVNVGVERVAEGRIAAFAQRELKTDSLPTLDVGGFPLVVNVLRGRLPRASLNVENLTLDKMRIRRIHVEMRDLYVPGGLVGGRPYTVVVGQGSVAIAIEDDAINAMLKESGEDARVRIRSSSVALRARMRIGGRMRSLVATGGFVVRSGFLVFAPRKVTLDGNPPPKYYEERVRREATVRVALPDLPEGIKLQAPDLAAGSMTLSADLRNARLKLG, from the coding sequence GTGGGCCTGATTCCCGGTTCGCGATTGCTGCGCCGCTTCGTGGTATCGGGACTCGTTTTGGGCGCGTTGTTCACAGTGGTGAACGTGGGGGTTGAGCGCGTCGCCGAGGGCCGCATCGCTGCGTTTGCACAGCGCGAACTCAAGACCGACTCATTGCCCACTCTCGACGTCGGTGGGTTCCCGTTGGTGGTGAACGTCCTTCGCGGTCGTTTGCCGCGCGCCTCGCTCAACGTCGAGAACCTGACGCTCGACAAGATGCGGATTCGGCGGATCCACGTTGAGATGCGCGACCTGTACGTTCCAGGTGGGCTGGTCGGAGGACGCCCGTACACCGTGGTCGTCGGGCAGGGCAGCGTCGCGATTGCTATCGAGGACGATGCGATTAACGCGATGCTCAAGGAATCCGGCGAGGACGCGCGCGTGCGGATTCGCAGTTCCTCGGTTGCGCTGCGCGCGCGCATGCGAATCGGCGGGCGGATGCGGAGTCTGGTCGCAACCGGCGGGTTCGTCGTGCGCAGCGGTTTCTTGGTGTTTGCTCCTCGCAAGGTCACTCTCGACGGCAATCCGCCGCCGAAGTACTACGAGGAGCGGGTTCGCCGGGAGGCCACGGTTCGCGTTGCGTTGCCGGACCTCCCTGAGGGCATCAAGTTGCAGGCTCCGGATCTTGCGGCGGGGTCGATGACCCTGAGCG
- a CDS encoding glutamine synthetase family protein, with amino-acid sequence MSTQDIDYVLRTVEERDIRFIRLWFTDVLGFLKSFAITPAELEAAFEEGMGFDGSAIEGFSRVQESDMLARPDPSTFQILPWRPDQHGVARMFCDVLTPEGESFDGDPRTVLKRALARAQEMGFTFYLGPELEYFYFKDSAGTEGLDQGGYFDLTPLDVASDLRKRTVLYLEQMGISVESVHHEVAPSQHEIVLRDTDALTMADNVMTARLAVKEVAQEAGVYATFMPKPIQGAWGSGMHTHMALYEGDRNAFADVEDPMGMSKVARAFLAGLLKYADQTAAVCNQWVNSYKRLVPGFEAPVYICWARRNRSALLRLAGSARAGDLRIEVRSPDPSCNPYLAFAAMLTAGLDGIINNEELPPEATEDIHSMSEAERRAAGIESLPENLFEAVTAMESSDLMREALGDHVFEYFIRNKRDEWAAYKAYVSPWEIERSLPIL; translated from the coding sequence ATGAGCACCCAGGACATCGACTACGTGCTGCGCACGGTGGAGGAGCGCGACATTCGCTTCATCCGCCTGTGGTTCACCGACGTGCTCGGCTTTCTGAAGTCGTTCGCTATCACGCCCGCCGAGCTGGAAGCCGCCTTCGAAGAAGGCATGGGCTTCGACGGCTCTGCCATCGAAGGGTTCTCGCGCGTGCAGGAGTCCGACATGCTCGCGCGCCCGGACCCATCGACGTTTCAGATCTTGCCGTGGCGGCCAGACCAGCACGGCGTCGCGCGGATGTTCTGCGACGTCCTCACGCCGGAGGGCGAGTCCTTCGACGGGGATCCGCGCACGGTGTTGAAGCGCGCGCTGGCGCGCGCGCAAGAGATGGGCTTCACCTTCTACCTCGGACCCGAGTTGGAGTACTTCTACTTCAAGGACTCCGCCGGAACCGAAGGGCTCGACCAGGGCGGCTACTTCGACTTGACGCCGCTCGACGTCGCGAGCGACTTGCGCAAGCGCACCGTGCTGTACCTCGAGCAAATGGGGATCTCGGTCGAGAGCGTGCACCACGAGGTCGCGCCGTCGCAGCACGAGATCGTTCTGCGCGACACCGACGCGCTCACCATGGCCGACAACGTCATGACCGCGCGCCTGGCCGTAAAGGAAGTCGCTCAAGAAGCCGGCGTGTACGCGACCTTCATGCCCAAGCCCATCCAGGGCGCCTGGGGATCGGGCATGCACACACACATGGCGCTGTACGAAGGCGACCGCAACGCGTTCGCCGACGTCGAAGATCCGATGGGGATGTCCAAGGTCGCGCGCGCGTTTCTCGCCGGACTGCTCAAGTACGCGGATCAAACCGCGGCAGTGTGCAACCAGTGGGTCAACTCCTACAAGCGGCTGGTTCCCGGATTCGAAGCACCGGTGTACATTTGCTGGGCCCGCCGCAACCGTTCCGCGCTGCTGCGACTTGCAGGCTCGGCGCGCGCGGGGGACCTTCGCATAGAAGTCCGCTCGCCGGACCCTTCGTGCAACCCTTACCTCGCGTTCGCGGCAATGCTGACCGCCGGCCTCGACGGAATCATCAACAACGAGGAATTGCCGCCGGAAGCGACCGAAGACATCCACTCAATGAGCGAGGCCGAGCGGCGCGCGGCCGGCATTGAATCGCTGCCGGAGAACCTCTTCGAAGCGGTGACGGCGATGGAATCGTCGGACCTCATGCGTGAAGCGCTGGGCGATCACGTCTTCGAGTACTTCATCCGCAACAAGCGCGACGAGTGGGCGGCATACAAGGCCTACGTCAGCCCCTGGGAAATCGAGCGCTCACTGCCGATCCTGTAG
- a CDS encoding cation diffusion facilitator family transporter: MDRKSLTRFAGLSIVAAVLTIALKGAAYFLTGSVGLLSDALESFVNLAGALMALTMLIVAARPPDEDHAFGHDKAEYFSSIFEGTLILVAAGAIGIAAISRLLHPRALEQVGLGLAISATAALVNLGVGLVLLRAGRRHYSIALEASAHHLMTDVWTSVGVLVGVAAVSLTGWQRLDPIVALIVAGNIIATGARLVRRSVSGLMDAALPPGDQQAVQRALARYCDAGVQFHALRTRQAGARQFVSLHVLVPGGWTVQRGHNLLEQIEADIRGALPRAAVFTHLESLDDPASWDDVELDRSTATPPKTQSNENRPPRDPTSA, encoded by the coding sequence ATGGACCGTAAGTCGCTAACACGTTTTGCCGGGCTGTCCATCGTGGCGGCCGTCCTCACGATTGCCCTCAAGGGGGCTGCTTACTTCCTCACCGGTTCGGTTGGTCTTCTTTCCGACGCGCTTGAGTCATTCGTCAACCTCGCCGGTGCGCTCATGGCATTGACGATGTTGATTGTGGCTGCCCGCCCCCCGGACGAGGACCACGCCTTCGGGCACGACAAGGCGGAGTACTTCTCAAGCATCTTCGAGGGCACGCTCATTCTGGTTGCGGCCGGCGCCATCGGGATCGCAGCGATCTCGCGACTTCTGCACCCCCGAGCGCTTGAGCAGGTCGGTCTCGGCCTTGCGATTTCCGCTACTGCCGCGCTCGTGAACCTCGGAGTCGGCTTGGTCCTGTTGCGCGCCGGCAGGCGACATTATTCCATTGCTCTCGAAGCCAGTGCGCATCACCTTATGACCGACGTGTGGACGTCGGTTGGGGTTCTTGTCGGAGTCGCGGCCGTTTCGCTGACCGGCTGGCAACGCCTCGACCCGATCGTCGCTTTGATCGTGGCCGGCAACATCATCGCGACGGGCGCGCGCCTCGTGCGACGCTCCGTTTCCGGGCTCATGGATGCTGCGTTGCCGCCGGGGGATCAACAGGCCGTGCAGCGAGCGCTCGCCCGGTATTGCGACGCGGGCGTCCAGTTCCATGCGCTCCGCACTCGCCAGGCCGGCGCGCGCCAGTTCGTTTCACTCCACGTCTTGGTTCCGGGCGGCTGGACCGTTCAGCGCGGCCACAACCTGCTGGAGCAAATCGAAGCGGACATCCGCGGGGCGCTGCCGCGCGCCGCAGTGTTCACCCACCTTGAATCCCTCGACGATCCCGCCTCTTGGGACGACGTCGAACTGGATCGCTCGACTGCGACGCCGCCCAAGACGCAGTCGAACGAGAACCGGCCGCCAAGGGATCCAACGAGCGCATAA
- a CDS encoding response regulator transcription factor gives MADILVVSDRPEDLWSLVNGLEAGGHRVTVAPAPPDDRPASGLVFVDAVKDLARGRDACRALRAAQPHLTLVALIAPDNLDAFGPDWEADSFIVQGCTIPETLARVRLALGSAPSESSGTVRVGDLSIDPDTYQVRLRGRPLDLTYKEFQLLFFLAQRPGRVYSRQQLLSEVWGYDFFGGTRTVDVHVRRLRAKLGAEHESMIATIRNVGYKMEAQRSR, from the coding sequence ATGGCGGACATCCTGGTAGTAAGCGACCGGCCCGAGGACCTGTGGTCCTTGGTCAATGGGCTGGAAGCAGGCGGCCACCGCGTGACGGTGGCTCCGGCGCCGCCCGACGATCGGCCGGCCTCCGGCTTGGTGTTCGTCGACGCGGTGAAGGATCTCGCTCGAGGCCGCGACGCCTGCCGCGCGCTGCGCGCGGCGCAGCCGCACCTAACTCTGGTCGCGCTGATCGCCCCGGACAACCTCGACGCCTTCGGTCCCGACTGGGAAGCCGATTCGTTCATCGTCCAGGGCTGCACCATTCCCGAGACGCTGGCGCGCGTGCGCCTTGCGCTCGGGTCGGCGCCGAGCGAATCGTCGGGAACGGTGCGCGTAGGCGACTTGTCGATCGATCCCGACACCTATCAGGTCCGCCTGCGCGGCCGGCCGCTCGACCTCACGTACAAGGAATTCCAGTTGCTGTTCTTTCTCGCCCAGAGACCGGGGCGCGTGTACTCGCGCCAGCAGTTGCTCTCGGAAGTCTGGGGATACGACTTCTTCGGGGGAACGCGTACTGTGGACGTGCACGTGCGACGGCTGCGCGCGAAGCTCGGTGCCGAGCACGAATCAATGATCGCTACGATTCGTAACGTCGGGTACAAGATGGAGGCGCAGAGATCACGATGA
- a CDS encoding alpha/beta fold hydrolase, whose protein sequence is MASPSRSMHPRWRGRHPALRWRLQHVVLRARGERDAYDLPHSHFWCDAEDGVRLAGTRLGDHPDTAIVLVHGFMGYRTKRPWRVLAEGLARRYTVFTFDLRGHGQSAGACTGGEREMLDVKAVVEHARARGFRRVVTVGGSLGGIAVVLEAGKYRDVDGVVAISTPALWATSDTKAVKRAMWIFTSRFGRSLARRLMGTRIHLDWGDPAPPAEAVRNIAPIPLLVVHGDNDHFFPADDARMLFDNAGEPKRLLILPEFGHAEDGFTSVFAARLAGDIESLLDAGALVPAGTA, encoded by the coding sequence ATGGCCTCTCCCTCTCGCTCCATGCACCCTCGCTGGCGTGGTCGCCATCCGGCGCTCCGCTGGCGTCTGCAGCATGTCGTCTTGCGCGCGCGCGGCGAGCGCGATGCGTACGACCTGCCGCATTCTCACTTCTGGTGCGACGCCGAAGACGGTGTTCGTTTGGCGGGAACGAGGCTCGGCGATCACCCCGACACCGCGATCGTGTTGGTGCACGGATTCATGGGATACCGGACCAAGCGCCCTTGGCGCGTTCTCGCCGAGGGACTAGCTCGGCGCTACACGGTCTTCACGTTCGACCTGCGCGGGCACGGGCAGTCGGCGGGCGCATGTACCGGTGGTGAGCGCGAGATGCTCGACGTCAAGGCCGTGGTGGAACATGCGCGCGCGCGCGGTTTCCGCCGGGTCGTCACGGTCGGCGGGTCGCTCGGCGGAATTGCCGTGGTGCTCGAGGCGGGCAAGTATCGCGACGTCGACGGGGTGGTTGCGATCTCGACGCCGGCGCTGTGGGCGACCAGCGACACCAAAGCGGTGAAGCGCGCGATGTGGATCTTCACCAGTCGCTTCGGACGCTCGCTTGCGCGAAGGCTGATGGGGACGCGCATTCATCTTGACTGGGGAGATCCCGCGCCGCCGGCGGAAGCGGTGCGCAACATCGCGCCGATCCCGTTGTTGGTCGTGCACGGAGACAACGATCACTTCTTCCCTGCCGACGACGCGCGCATGTTGTTCGACAACGCCGGAGAACCCAAGCGTCTTCTGATCCTGCCCGAATTCGGCCACGCCGAGGATGGGTTCACATCGGTGTTTGCCGCGCGCTTGGCCGGCGACATCGAATCACTGCTCGATGCCGGAGCGTTGGTGCCGGCCGGAACCGCGTGA
- a CDS encoding aminoglycoside phosphotransferase family protein, whose amino-acid sequence MAPATRKDGTHAVLKVGMPHFEGEQEIAALRFLDGNPTVRLLQADDELNAMLLERCVPGAFLRNRRAEPEQDVVIAQLLKRFWRAPVGPHAFRPLSEMTMYWSAATLADAERWPDSELVAEGLRLFRELPLTASTPVLLATDLHAGNVLEAQREPWLVIDPKPFVGDPAYDATQHLFNCRGRMRSDPQETIARFADLLDVDAERVRLWMLARCAAEPRDTWGGDSLALARRLA is encoded by the coding sequence GTGGCACCGGCCACTCGCAAAGATGGGACTCATGCCGTACTCAAGGTCGGGATGCCTCACTTTGAGGGCGAGCAGGAGATTGCCGCACTGCGCTTCTTGGACGGCAATCCCACCGTGCGTCTTCTTCAGGCGGACGACGAACTCAACGCGATGCTTTTGGAGCGCTGCGTTCCCGGCGCTTTTCTGCGCAACCGTCGTGCGGAGCCGGAGCAAGATGTTGTCATCGCACAGTTGCTCAAGCGGTTCTGGCGCGCGCCGGTCGGTCCGCACGCGTTCCGTCCGCTTTCCGAGATGACGATGTATTGGAGCGCCGCGACGCTTGCGGATGCGGAACGTTGGCCCGATTCCGAGTTGGTCGCGGAGGGGCTTCGACTGTTTCGAGAGCTGCCGCTCACCGCTTCCACTCCCGTGCTGCTCGCGACCGACTTGCATGCGGGAAACGTCCTCGAAGCACAGCGCGAGCCGTGGTTGGTTATCGATCCAAAGCCTTTCGTCGGCGACCCCGCCTACGACGCAACGCAGCATCTGTTCAACTGCAGAGGCAGAATGCGCTCGGACCCGCAGGAGACGATCGCGCGCTTCGCAGACTTGCTCGACGTTGATGCCGAGCGGGTGCGACTCTGGATGCTCGCGCGCTGCGCCGCCGAGCCGCGGGACACTTGGGGTGGCGACTCACTTGCGCTCGCGCGGAGGCTGGCGTAA